A region of Candidatus Eremiobacterota bacterium DNA encodes the following proteins:
- a CDS encoding sensor domain-containing diguanylate cyclase: MKSSREESADGQDITRQVIAQTTSKVCRYLDEVIEGYNHSTEPESQSAKDLLLRIKSEVGTVLSRELTEDLQGLASHDREDDEEIERLRDKLEEFKKLVDVSLYINETLDHVTVLSRIMETVKSVMNAEACSLFLIDEDNPGLLRFTVALGDKGEVFKTLRIKVGEGIAGTVAKTGEIIQVDDAQHDERFARKFDRMSGFVTRAILCVPIRVKEKGELRISGALEVINKRGQASCFDSDDKELLLALSSLAAVSIENARVYHHAITDRLTKLYNFGYFQDQLFKEVSRSVRYGNTFSLMIIDLDNFKKFNDTYGHPAGNEALKKIAALLWASARDSDIVSRYGGEEFAIILTETRKEEAAHLAERIRRGLEELEFDEISGSTEVRLTMSIGISSFPQDGRTAEIITSGADNALYRAKSLGRNRVILCEE, translated from the coding sequence GTGAAATCGTCTCGGGAAGAGAGTGCTGACGGGCAGGATATCACCAGGCAGGTAATTGCCCAGACCACTTCCAAGGTATGCCGTTACCTGGACGAGGTGATTGAAGGATATAATCATTCCACTGAGCCGGAATCGCAGTCGGCTAAGGATCTCCTTCTGCGCATCAAGTCCGAAGTTGGTACAGTGCTCTCCCGGGAGCTCACCGAAGATCTGCAGGGACTGGCCTCCCACGACAGGGAAGATGACGAGGAGATAGAGCGTCTCAGGGACAAGCTGGAGGAGTTCAAGAAGCTTGTTGATGTGAGCCTTTATATCAACGAGACCCTTGATCACGTGACCGTCCTCTCCCGTATCATGGAGACGGTGAAGTCGGTGATGAACGCCGAGGCCTGCTCTCTTTTCCTCATCGACGAGGATAATCCCGGGCTGTTGCGCTTTACCGTGGCACTCGGTGATAAAGGTGAAGTCTTCAAGACGCTCAGGATAAAGGTAGGGGAGGGGATCGCCGGCACAGTCGCCAAAACAGGCGAGATCATCCAGGTTGATGATGCGCAGCATGATGAAAGGTTCGCCAGAAAGTTCGACAGGATGAGCGGCTTTGTCACCCGGGCAATTCTCTGTGTGCCCATAAGAGTCAAGGAGAAGGGGGAGCTCAGGATCTCCGGCGCCCTCGAGGTGATAAACAAGCGAGGGCAGGCCTCCTGCTTTGACAGCGATGACAAGGAGCTTCTGCTGGCCCTCTCAAGCCTCGCGGCGGTCTCGATAGAGAACGCCAGGGTTTATCACCACGCTATCACCGACAGGCTCACCAAGCTTTACAACTTTGGATATTTCCAGGACCAGCTTTTCAAGGAGGTGAGCAGGTCAGTCCGGTATGGCAACACCTTTTCCCTGATGATCATCGACCTCGATAATTTCAAGAAGTTCAACGACACTTACGGCCATCCCGCCGGCAATGAAGCCCTCAAGAAAATTGCAGCCCTTCTCTGGGCATCCGCAAGGGATTCCGATATCGTGTCCCGTTACGGCGGAGAGGAGTTTGCCATAATCCTCACTGAGACGAGGAAAGAGGAGGCTGCCCACCTTGCAGAGCGTATAAGGAGGGGGCTTGAGGAGTTGGAATTTGACGAGATAAGCGGCTCGACGGAAGTCCGCCTCACGATGAGCATAGGGATCTCGTCGTTTCCACAGGACGGGCGGACCGCGGAGATAATCACCAGCGGAGCCGATAATGCCCTCTACCGTGCAAAGAGCCTCGGAAGAAACAGGGTGATCCTCTGCGAGGAATAA
- a CDS encoding ATP-binding cassette domain-containing protein, with protein sequence MEKAVTVESVTKKFYDFRRGEITVLDNISFFCSPGEIVGILGPNGAGKTTMLRLISAILTPTSGTIEVMGLSTVRDPQKIRTHIGFISNDTNLYERLTSEEMVSYFGKLFDLSDETIKARSQKLYESLGMTHILKRLCKNLSAGEKQKVSIARTLIHDPPILILDEPTTSLDVLTSRDILWLVRQARNEGKAILYSAHNMEEVENLCDRIILIHQGKKLEEGTIPEVVKRHGAGSLTECFLSLVKDGTS encoded by the coding sequence TTGGAAAAAGCCGTCACCGTAGAGAGCGTCACTAAAAAGTTCTACGATTTCAGGCGTGGGGAGATCACCGTGCTGGACAATATCTCATTCTTCTGCTCTCCCGGGGAGATCGTGGGCATCCTGGGACCCAACGGGGCGGGCAAAACCACCATGCTCCGCCTCATATCCGCAATTCTCACACCCACATCAGGCACAATAGAAGTAATGGGGCTCAGCACCGTCAGGGATCCCCAGAAGATCAGAACCCATATAGGCTTTATCTCAAATGACACGAACCTTTACGAGCGCCTCACCTCGGAAGAGATGGTCTCCTATTTCGGAAAACTCTTTGATCTCTCCGACGAGACCATAAAAGCCAGGTCCCAGAAGCTCTACGAATCTCTGGGCATGACCCATATCCTCAAGAGGCTCTGCAAAAACCTCTCGGCAGGTGAGAAACAGAAGGTCTCAATCGCGAGAACCCTCATTCATGACCCTCCCATTCTTATTCTCGATGAGCCCACCACCTCCCTCGACGTGCTCACCAGCCGCGACATCCTCTGGCTTGTAAGACAGGCAAGGAATGAGGGGAAAGCCATACTTTACTCGGCCCACAACATGGAGGAGGTTGAGAACCTCTGCGACAGGATCATACTCATCCACCAGGGAAAGAAGCTCGAAGAAGGCACTATCCCTGAGGTGGTGAAGCGCCATGGCGCCGGCAGCCTCACCGAGTGTTTCCTGAGCCTCGTGAAGGACGGCACGTCATGA